TGCGGGCAGCAGTTCGCATTTACCGCCGGGGAGCAAGAATTTTTCGCGATGAAGGGCTTTACCAACAAGCCCAGCCGCTGCACCGACTGCCGCGCCGCACGCAAGGCCGGCCGCTCGTCCAACGGCGGCGGCCGCGGCGGCGGCGGCATGCGCGAGATGTTCAAAGCCACTTGCAGCCAATGCGGCGGCGTGGCGGAGGTTCCGTTCCAACCGCGCGGCGACAAGCCGGTGTACTGCCGCGACTGCTTCGCGACTCGCCGGTCGTCGTACCGGTAAGCCCTTCGCCCGGCAACCGCGCCTAGCATAACCGAGAGCCTGCCTCCACGGCAGGCTCTTTTCATCTGCCGTACAAATCGCTGCGGCGATGGAGCGGGTAGCACGATATGGCACGGGTGCGGGACTGGCGATCATCCACCTCGTCGCCCTCTGCGCATTTTTGCCGGCCTACTTCAGCTTGTCCGGCTTCGCCGTCGCCGCGATCATCGCGTATCTCACCGGCGTGCTGGGAGTAACCCTGTGTTATCACCGCGTCCTGACGCACCGTAGCCTTCGGCTGCGCAAGCCGCTGGAATATCTCTTCGCCCTCCTTGGCACGCTGGCGCTCCAGGGCGATCCGATTCGCTGGGTCGCCGTGCACCGCAAGCACCATGCGAACGCCGACCACGAAGGCGACCCGCACGACATCAGCCTCGGATTCCGGTGGGCGCACGTGGACTGGCTCTACCGTCACAACGTCGCGATGCCGTCGCCCGAAGAGATCGCCCGCTTCGCGCCGGATCTTTACGCCGACCCCTTCTATCGCGCGCTGCAACATCTCGCGCTTCCGCTGCAGTTGGCGCTCGCGGCCGCGCTGTTTGCACTGGGCGGCTGGGCGTGGGTGATCTGGGGCGTCTTCGCGCGCCTTGTCTTCAGCTACCACTCGACGTGGCTGGTCAACAGCGCCGCACACATGGTCGGCTATCGAACCTTTCGCACCACCGACCGCTCGACCAACTGCTGGTGGGTGGCGCTGCTGTCGTTCGGCGAGGGTTGGCACAACAACCACCACGCCTTTCCGTTTTCGGCGCGCCACGGCTTGCGCTGGTTCGAGATCGACATGACCTGGTGGCACGTCCGGGTGCTCGCTTTCTTGCGGCTTGCTGACCGCATCCGGATCCCGAGCGCGCCGATGCGGCGCCGGCTCGCGTACGCAAACGTGCGTTCGTTCGGCACGCCCGGCGCGGATACGGTATACTAACCGCATGAATCAGCCTCGCCAACATTGGGAGCGGCCCGACTTTCAAGAGCATCCGCTTGGCGCTGAGGTTACGGCGTACCTGACCTCGCCGGTTCGCAAGCCGAAACTCTAACCGCGCCGACGTCGCGACAGGCATCCCTCGAACTCGTCGACCGGCTCCACGCCGTCGGTGAGGCGCGCTACCACGATAAGCACCCATTCCATCAGCAGCTCGTCGCCGGCGCGCTCGATCGCGCGCAGGTACAAGCGTGGGTCGCGAACCGCTACTACTACCAGAAGGAGATCCCGGTAAAGGACGCGGCGATCCTCGCCAACCTGCCGTCGGCAGCGCATCGCCGAGCGTGGATCGCGCGCATCGCGGATCACGACGGCACCGGCGACGGCGAGAGCGGGGGAACGGCGGCGTGGCTCGCGCTCGCGCGAGCGGTCGGCCTGGACGCGGCGGACGTGCTCTCCGAGCGCGGCGTTGCACCGGGCACGCGCTTCGCAGTGGACGCGTACGTGACGTTCGCGCGCACAAAGCCGTGGGTCGAGGCGGTCGCGTCGTCGCTGACCGAGCTCTTCGGACCCCCCGTAATGGAACGCCGCGTCGCGGCGATCGTCGAGCGATATCCGTGGGTCGATCCCGCCGGCCTTGCGTACTTTCGCAGGCGCATCCCGTTGGCCAAGCGCGACGCCGAGATCGCGCTGGAGTGGGTCTTGGAGGAGGCTACGACGCCGGAGATCGCGCAGCGTTGCGTCGAGGCGCTGGAGTTCAAATGCGATGTGCTATGGTCCATTCTCGACGCCACCGCGCTCGCGAGCGGAGTCTTTAAATGAACGATGAGTCGCGGCCGCGGTTCGGCAAGGGTGTGAAGCTGCGTCTGGAGGCCGACGGCACGACGATGCTGCTCGTGCCCGAAGGCGCGCTCGTTCTCAACTCCCCCGCGGCCGCTGCGCTCGAGCTC
The sequence above is drawn from the Candidatus Binatia bacterium genome and encodes:
- a CDS encoding zinc-ribbon domain containing protein yields the protein MYTDEMLTCVDCGQQFAFTAGEQEFFAMKGFTNKPSRCTDCRAARKAGRSSNGGGRGGGGMREMFKATCSQCGGVAEVPFQPRGDKPVYCRDCFATRRSSYR
- a CDS encoding fatty acid desaturase is translated as MERVARYGTGAGLAIIHLVALCAFLPAYFSLSGFAVAAIIAYLTGVLGVTLCYHRVLTHRSLRLRKPLEYLFALLGTLALQGDPIRWVAVHRKHHANADHEGDPHDISLGFRWAHVDWLYRHNVAMPSPEEIARFAPDLYADPFYRALQHLALPLQLALAAALFALGGWAWVIWGVFARLVFSYHSTWLVNSAAHMVGYRTFRTTDRSTNCWWVALLSFGEGWHNNHHAFPFSARHGLRWFEIDMTWWHVRVLAFLRLADRIRIPSAPMRRRLAYANVRSFGTPGADTVY
- the pqqD gene encoding pyrroloquinoline quinone biosynthesis peptide chaperone PqqD is translated as MNDESRPRFGKGVKLRLEADGTTMLLVPEGALVLNSPAAAALELVDGEHSVDEIVAAIVERFDVALERAHADVHELFERLKVRGFLQ